From Microbacterium sp. CGR2:
CAGTGACGGAGGGATCAGGCGCAGCGCGGTGTCGCGGAGGCGCCCTCGCGTGCCGGTGGCTTGCCCGACGGCGCCGGTCCGTCGTGATTGCTGCCATAGCGCACGAGTCCGGGGGCGTCGCAGGTGGTCGTAGCGCGTGAGTGCGGCGTCCAGTGCGGACTGGTCGGCCCCTGCGGGCAGGTCGCGAAGGAGGAGCACGAGGGTCGCAGCGTCCTCGATCGCCTGTCCTGCGCCCTGTCCGAGATCGGGGGTCATGGCGTGTGCCGCGTCGCCGAGCAGGACGCCCCGGTGGCGGACGAACGACGGCGGGAACTCCGCGAGGTCGCTGATGTCGTGCCGCAGCACGGTGCCGTCCGGGGTGGCATCGAGCAGTTGTGCGATCGGCGCGTGCCACGAGCTGAACAGCTGTCGCAGCGTCGAGTGGGCGTCTGCATCGATGCCGCCGGGAGCTGTCGCGAGCGTCGCGAACCAGTACACCTGGTCGTCGGGGAGGGGCACGATCCCGAAGCGCGCGCCGTCGCCCCAGGTCTCGCCGGCCGCATCCGCAAGGTGACCGCTCGCTGGGGCTACTCCTCGCCACGCGGTATAGCCGGCGTATCGAAGCCCTCGGTCCAATCCCCATCGCTGTCGGGCATCGCTGCGGATGCCGTCTGCCCCCACGACCAGACCGAACGACTCCTGATGCTCGCCGACCGTGATCACCGCGGCGCCGTCGGCCGAGACCGTCACCCTGTTTCCCATCGATACGCGCCGCCTGCCAGTCGCTGCAGCAGCGCTTCCTGGAGGTCGACCCGGTGAAGGCTGCGGATCGCCGGTGCCTCGGAGGGCGGCAGCGACACCAGCCACTGCCCGGAGGGTCGCCGCTGGCCGGATCGAAGGCGACCGATCGCGTCGCTGCTGACGGTGCGGACGACATCGCCGAGGCCGATCGCATCGAGCGCGACGAACGCGTTGTCGAAGAGCGTCAGCCCCGCTCCCAAAGCGGCGGGTTCGTCTCGCTGCTCGTACACGGTGACGTCGTGCCCGTCCCTCTGCAGACCGGCCGCTGCCACCAGGCCCCCGATACCTGCCCCGACGATGGCGATCCTCATGCCGCACCTCTTCTCGATGGAGGGAGCGCGCCGGTGCTCGTGTTCACGCTCACGTCGTTGCCGCCGGCGACAGGGTGCCCAGGAACGCTGTCACAGCATCTCGGTACTCAAGGGAGGCGGCTTTGATGCCTTGCAGATGTCCGCCTGGAAGCTGGACGAAAGTCGCCTGTGGATACCGGGAGGCGAGAGCACTCACCTGCTCCGGTCTGACGATCTCATCAGCGCTGCCACTCAGGAAGAGCATGGGGATCGATCCGGATGCCGAGGCCTGGGGATCGGGGGGCCACTCGGTCCCCAGCATCCTCACCGCCGACGATGCGAAAGCGTCCACGACGGCGCGGCGCTTCAGGAGCCGTCTGACCGGCCGAGGCGCGGGGACGTTGCCGCCCGCGATGAAGCTGCGCAACATCTCATCGAGGTCCAGGCCCGGGCCGCTGTCGCAGATCACGGCGTCGATCTCGGTCGTCTCATGACGGAGGCTATGCAGCGTCGGGAAGGTCGAGAAGGAGAATCCCCACACGATCAGCCGGCTTCCAGGCCACGTCGCTGACGCGACGGCGAGGGAAGCGGTGATGTCGCTGCTGTAGCGCTCGGCGAGCTGCTCCCGTGATCGATCCACCGCGGAAAGCCCGTGATTGCGGTGGTCGAAGAGCAGAACGTTATACCCGAGCTCGTGCAGGAGAGCTGCGTGACGCAGGCTTGCCGACTTGGTGAGTCCGATCCCGTGGCCGACGATCACCGTGCCCACTCCCGCTCCCGGGATGCACCAGAGGTGCAGCTCGACACCGTCAGGGGCCGTGGTCGTATGCTCCGTCGCCATCAAGCCCAGATCCTCGGGTGAGCGGTGATGCTGTCTCCGAGGAGGATGAAAGAGCGTGTACGCGAGCCGTCTGCCGATCGCTTCCGCAAGCGATGCCGGCCTCAAGAGCTCGACCGATCGACGCGGAGAACAGCTGCGGACGCAGCGATGACCGAGTCGAAAAGCCATGGGGGCGTGCGCTCAGCCCGCAGCAGTTGACGCGCGGCACTGTAGGGGAGGTCGATGAGCGCGAACTGGGAGCGGCCGATGGTCTCGGCATCGACTCGGCCGAAGTGCGCGACTGTGAAGGCTTTGACCGCGCGCTTGACCTCATCGTTGAGAGTGGTGAGATCCTGTCCGAGTTCCTCAGGCCACAACGCGATGAGGTCCTCGCGCCGGTACAGGGTGAGCAGCTTCGCTTCCTTGCGGTGCGCATCGGTCCACGTCAGCGTGTGCGCGACCGCAGCCCTGGCGGCCGCCTCAGGGTCCTCCGCAGCCAGCGCTTCAAGAAAGCCGATCTGGAAACCCTTGACGGTGCGGATCCACAGCGTTGCCAGAATCAGGTCACGCGACGGGAAGCGGTAGTAGACAGATCCGGACGGAGCTCCCAGCTTCTTGGCAATGGCGACGGCCGTGGCCGCGTGCACTCCGTCCTCCGCGACGAGGTCGAGCGCCGCATCCAAGATGTCCTGATCGGTGTGTTGTGCAGCGCGTCCCATCGAAGCCTTCTTTCGCATATCGAACCGGTAAGTCGCCCGGTGTGCGGGCAGTGCGTCGCAGATCAGGGGGTTCGACTCCAGGGCGTCGTGTCCACCGAGAACTATATTAGAGATACGTCTCTAATATAGTTCTACGGATGGGCGTGATGTCAATACGCGTTGATGAGCGCCGCTTCGGCGTCCTCGCCGACGGGCGATCAGCGCTGGCCGGGCATGTTGAGATCGTCCGGGTCGACATCGACGTCGCCTGCGTCATCCGGCCCGCCGGTACCGGGCATCACGCGGATGCCGTCAGGGTCGATGTCGTCATCGAGGGCCGCCGGTAGCGGGTCGCGCTGCTTGTGTTGCGTCTCGGTCTCGCTTGCCGGGCTGTATGACATGTCCTTGCGGACGATGTCGCTCTCCGAAGCGCCGAATCCGGATCGTTCATTTACGTTCATGGGGGCGACGGTAGGCCGCGGCGGCCGACAGGCCTCGGCCCTTGACAATCGACGGCGACGGTCTTGAGACAGCGCGCATCCCGGCATTCAGGGGGCACGTCTATCTCGCGGTGCAGGTGAGCGCGACAACTCGCGGGAAGAGCCCGGTTGTGACTGTCAACCCCCTCATCCGCGACTCTGGTGGGTGCTTAGCCTCGCCAGATCGAGGAAAGGAGCCACCGTGGCTACTGCACGTGACATCATGACGACCGCGCCGCGTTGCGTCAACGAAAATCAGACCCTCATCGAGGCGGCGAGAATGCTCGCGGATCTCGACGTGGGAAGTCTGCCGATCTGCGGTGAGGATCAGCGCCTGAAAGGCATGCTGACCGACCGTGACATCGTGGTGAAGTGCCTCGCTCAGGGCGGGGACCCGGCAACCACGCGCGCCGGTGATCTCGCTGAAGGCAAGCCCGTCACCATCGGCGCCGACGACACTCTCGAGGAAGCGATGGCCACGATGCAGGAGCATCAGGTCCGGCGCCTTCCCGTGATCGACGGTCACGATCTGGTCGGCATCATCAGCCAGGCCGACATCGCCCGAGCGGTGAACGCGTCCGATACAGGTGAGACGGTCGAGGCGATCTCGGAATGACGCGGGAGCGATGAGTATCGCGCCGCAGATGCGAGGGGGCCGATCGCGTCGCCGGCGAGGAACACTCGAAGCGTCGGCGCCGACGCCGCGAAGCTGACCACGCGGGATCACGCTCGACGGCGTCGGCCTCCTCACCAGCGCGTCAGCCGCATGCGTCGCCGGGAGTCTCTCAGTCCCGGCGCAAGATCATTCCGCCGTGGTGGAGGACGCCGCCGATGAAATCGCCGTCCGCGGTGAAGCCGGTGTCGTCCACATAGTCGATGTGATCTCCGGTGACGACATATCTGCCGGTGTAGGCGCGCTCGCGCGTTCCGCGCGCTTCCACATATCTGCCGTCCGGCAGCAGCTCATGGCGGACGTGGCCGTCAGACGTCTGCCACATGCCGACGTAGGGATGAGTGCTCGGCTCAGACATGTACTCGCTCCTTTCGCGATCAGCGGCGGTTGAGAACGTACGGCCCGTGGTGGAGGACGCCGTCCACGAACTCACCGAAAGCCCAGAAACCGAGATCGTCAAGATAGTCGATGCGGTCACCGTCAATCCAGAACGAGCCCTGGAAGGCATGCGGTCGGCCTCCGCGAGTCTCGTCGTAACGTCCGGCCGCTGTGAGTTCCTGATAGAGAAAGTCGGTCTCATCGATCCACATCCCCACATGGGGGCTGGCGGACGGCGACACTTCGCCGACCAGACTCTTATCGAGCGGCGCAGGCGCATTCGCCGTACGCTCGCCGTTCCAGAGAACGACTCTGCCATCGATGACGACCGCTGCAACGGACCCGGGGCGCGTGAGCACGGTGGCCACGGCACCCGCGGAGTCGCTCGCCAGTTCCGCGTCGACGACGGCGAAGGTTCCGGTGTTCCCTGGCCACAGAGTTCCCAAGTCCGAGGAGCGATCAGCGTTGAGACCGAGTGCGGCACGGGCATCGATCGCCATGGGGACGATCACCATACCCCTGCAGTCGATGACGAGCGCGTCGTCATCCCCCGCGGCCGTCACGATGCCCGGCCCGGTGCCGACGATGAACCCCTCGCCGAGGAGGATGTCGGCATCCTCCATCACATCGACGAGAGAGTCGAACAGGTGCACCCGTGCACCGACGAACAGCAGCGGCTGCGCGTAGTCCGCCTGGTTACCGATGATGCGTTCCAGCAGCTCGGGGGTGAATGCGTTGTTCATGGATCCTCCTCGATCTCCGGAGTGGAGATCCTCAACCCCAGCCTGCGGACCCGCGAACGAGTCAGGCAGACCGTGACACACCCGGGCAGAGCACACCCCGGCTGACGCCGAGCGACTGCCTGAAAGCCCGGCGCGCCAGACCCCGGTCGATCGTCGAGGTGTATCGTGCGACCATGCGGACGAAGATCCTTCGTGGACTGTTGTGGAGCATTTCAGGTGTCGCCGCACTGACCGGCGTGCTCGTCGCTCTCTTCGGCAACCGGGCGATTCCTGGCGCGACTGAGCGAACAGATGCGAGCACGAGCAGCGTTCTGCGGTTCTATGCAGTGATCTGGACCGCCCACTCCGTCGTGGTCGGACGCGCGGCTGCACGGCGGCAGCTCGATCATGACGAGATCGCGGGGATCGGCTGGCTCATGGCAGCCGGCGGCGCAGCGCGCGCACTCGCATGGTGGCGATCGGGACCGCCCCACCCGCTCTTCCGAGTACTCACACTTCAGGAACTCGCGATGCCGATGATCGTGCGCCTGCTGCGCTGAGCGCTCGACGCCTTCTCCACGGGGTACTCGGTGTCGTGGAAACGCAGGCACGGCGACGGACTATCGTCCTGGTTGACGGCGCCCCCGCCTCAGCTCACGCGCTGCGAGATTGGGACGGTAGTCGAGCTCCTCGATTGCTGCCTCCACTCGCTCTCGCGTAGCCGGCGATACCGGAACAGCTCCGGTCACGACATTCGACACGGTCTTTATCGACACTCCTGCACGAGCGGCGACGTCGAGCATCCGCGGAGCGCGATCTTTCCACGCCAAGGCATCGGATGCCGCAGCCTGCGGCGAGTTGCGTCGACGCATCTTGACGTAGTTGCCGCATCCCGTCATCGAGCACCACCGGCCCGATCGGTTGCGCGATCCGTCCCAATAGGCCCAGCGGCATGAGTCCCGGGAGCAGGCTTTGATGCGTTCCCAGCTCCCGTCGGCGCGGACGGCATCGACGGCGGCCAGGACGAGAGCGAGGAACGAGTCCTCAGCGGATGCGATCTGCATCCGTCCGTCACCACTGAAGCGCAGATGCACGGGTACCTGGGCGAGCAGACCATTCAGGCGGGCGATCGCGCCGGGGAGTGGCTCGTGGCCGGCATGCGTCAGCAGCACCTCGCGCAGCCCCTCCCGAGTGCGACGCGCGAACGCCAGATCGCGCTCTGTCAGGGTCATCGGTGGCACCCGCGTGCGAGTCTCGACCCACTCCGCGAGAGCCTGAGGCGAACTCCATGTCTCGGTGTCGGTCTGCCATTCGACCGTGTTCACGAAGTCGATGAGCAACCGCGCGTCCGGCGGTACCGCGATCTCTTCCGCTGCCATGACACCAGTGAACACTTGTGAGTGGAGTCATCGCAATCCCCTGCTTCGCAAACCGCGAACACAGTCGCGGGACGCGCCGTGGATGCGACGTCCGTTTCCCGCCAGAACCCCGCGGCCACTGCTGCTGGACTTCGGGTATGCCCTCGAACCGACGCAGTCCGCTCCCCGCGCAGTTCACCCGCATCGCCTGGTCGAACGTGCTCATCCAGTTCGCCGAGCAGATGGCGCTCATCGCTGCGCCGCTCGCCGCGGTGGTCGTGCTCGGTGTCGGCGCGACGGGGACGGCTCTCCTTCAGGTCGCGCAGACGCTCCCGTTCCTCCTGCTGTCGATCCCGTTCGGGGTGCTCGTCGACCGGTATTCGCCGAAGCGTCTGCTCCTCGCCTCAGAAGCACTGCGCACTCTCACTCTGGCGGTGACGGCTGTGCTCGTGCTCACGGACTGGCTCACCTTCGGAGCGTTGCTCGCCGTGGGGTTCCTCGGCGCGATCGGCAGCCTCGGCGTCGCGGTCGGTATTCCGTCGACCGTGCCGCAGCTTGTCAGCCGTGACCGTCTGATGGACGCCAACCGGTGGCTCGAACTCGGGCGCAGCGTCGCCTTTGTATCGGGGCCCGTGATCGGAGGGGCCATCGTCTCATTGGCCGACGCCGAGACGACCTTCGTGGTGGCGACCATCATCTGTGGTGCTGCGGTGGTGCTGCTCGCGCGGCTCGACGTCCGGCGTCCGGCACGCGCGCGTTCCCGGGAAGCGTGGCGAGAGGTCGCCGACGGGCTCCGGTACGTCCTCTCTCACGAGCTGCTGCGCCCGATGATCGTGACCTCGATGATCTTCAACGTCGGGTGGTTCCTCATCCAGTCGGTCTTCGTCGTCTACGCGTTGCGTGATCTGGGCATGACGGCGGCGAGCGTGGGAACCGCGATCGGCGTGTACGGGGCAGGCATGGTGCTCGGTGCTGTGGTGGCCCGGTCGTTGTCCGCCCGTCTCAGCCTCGGGCGGATGTCGGTCCTCGGGCCGATCGGCGGCTTCCTCGCGGCCGTTCTCATGGTGATCACGCTGTGGCTTCCCACGCCGGCCCTGGCGCTGTTTTCGTACTTCCTGTTCGGGCTGGGTCCCGTGCTCTGGTCGATCTCGACCACCTCGCTGCGACAGGCAGTCACCCCGACGCGGATGATCGGTCGAGTCTCGTCGCTGCTGGTCATCTCCACCTACGGAGCCCGCCCGATCGGTGCCGGTCTGGGGGCGGTGATCGCGGCCACGCTCGGAATGGAGTGGTGCATCGCGGTGGCCGTCGTCGTGTTCGCCGCGCAACTGGCTGTGATGCTGGCTTCGCCACTTCCGGCGCTGCGCGAGCTCCCCGTCTCCGACGAGAAGCTCGTTCCCACGGAAGCGGAGTAGTCAGTCGCGCGCGGCGGAATCCCGAGGTGCGGCAAAAAGAACAGGAGGGAAACAGATCGCTCAAAACGGATGGTCAGGCATAGCATGAGCGCGTGGCTACCAAATTCGATCCGGCCGAAGTCGTGAAGCAGGTCACCGACCGACTCTTCGAGCGCTACCCCGAGACCGGTCGCGAGACCATCGCCACTCTCGCCACCGAAGAACTCGGCAAGATCTCGGACAGCAGGGTCACGGACTACTTCACCGTCCTCACCGAGCGCGCCGTGCGTAAGCGCCTCAAGGTCTGAGCGTCTAGCGCCGCTCGGTGCGGACCTCGGGCAGGTGTTTCCTTTCGGCGGTCAGCTGGCGAGTTCATCGATCCAGCTCGATCGCATTCGCAGGGCGCGCTCCGTGCTGCCGATGACGGCCGCGAATCCGATGATCAGGTTGGCTTGCAGCGGGAGCTGGATAGGCGAGGTGAAGGTTCCGATCGAGTCGGCGATCGCGGGGATCTGCGAGAGCGATTCGATGATCTGCGGCACCTCCACGCACAGGCCGACGATGACGAGAACGGTCGACACGATGCCGATGATGCGGCTGAGGCCGGGATGCCGATGGTGCAGGCGAGCGCGTCGCCCTTCTGCGGATGCGGGGTCAGGAGAGAGCTGCTGTTCGGTGCCGTCTGGGCGGACGTAGTGGCAGCGCTTGAGTCCGAAGCCGGTGATCGCTACGTCGATGTGCCCGCCTGGCACCGAGAAGCGGCTGGGCAACTTCGCGTAGGACTGCAGCGATCCGTCGACATAGAGGCGGGCGCGGATCTCTCCGTCCGTCATGTCGCCGGCGTGGCGAACATCGACTGAGTAGACGGACATCATGCCGCCGGAAGAGGGCAACGTGATCGAACGGAGCGATCTCCCGAACATCTGCCACCAGCGGTAGCGAGCCAGTGGTTCACCGGACCCTGTGCGCACGCGGCGATGTCTGATCCCCATTTCTTCTCCTCCTTCGTCATCAACTAGTACAGCGTGATAGTGAACGAGGAGATAAGCTAGCACACTGTGATAGACGGGTGTCACGCGGAGGGCAGGAATGAACGCTGAATCGACGGCACCGGGCACGCGCGACAAGATCCTCACCGCTGCGGCAAAAATGCTCGGCGAGAACCCGACCGCGCGCGTGAGTGTGCGCGCGGTCGCTGCTCGTGCGCAGGTGAGCACGGGTTCGCTGCGGCACTTCTTTCCGACCCAACGCGAACTCATCGACACTGTCATCGCCGGGCTCTACGACATCGACATCCCCGATGATCCGATCAACGATCGCACCCTGGGTCCGGCTGAGCGCCTGATGGGATGCCTACGGCTGATCCTTCGGCAGATCGGAGTCGGCGAACGCGCTCGCGAGCAGTGGAAGGCGCTGTACGAGGCGTATGTGGTGTCCGCCCCTGCAGAGGACGAGGCGACGACCTACCTCGCGCTCGAGCGGATGGGTCGCCACCGCATCGAACGGTGGCTGGCCACCCTCATCGAGGAAGAAGTTATTCCGGCGGGCGATGTCGAGCAGCGGGCCCGGTTCCTCGCCACCGTCATCAGCGGGCTCATGATGGAACGCGCGCTGCCCGCCGATGCCGTGCGACTCGAGTCTGAAACCGAAACGCTGCGCCTCGCGGTGCACGCCGTGACGACCGCCGCCTGACGGCAGCCGCGGCGTCCAGTCGTCCGTCTCGCGCACCCTCACCTTTTGTTCAGACGCTGTACGACTGCGCCGCGCCTGCACGATCTTCCTGTTTGCCTTCTGGTGCATCCTTCGTTGCCTGTGCGTAACCGGAACACGCGACTGTGGCTGGCGGGTTGCGCGCCTTCCCGTGGCCGCGCCTGCTGACATTCATCAGAAGGAGAATCGTGAAATCCCCCCGTACCCGTTCCTCGAGCGACAGAGGGCGCCGCTGCGGCGCCGCACTCGTCGCGTCAGGCCTCGCCGCCGGTTTCCTCATCGGCGGCGTCGCGCCGGCATCCGCCGTCGACTCGGTCCCCCCGGCCGAGCCCGACGCCTCTCGATTCACCTTCGCGGTGTTGCCCGACACCCAGTTCTACTCCCGCTACTCGG
This genomic window contains:
- a CDS encoding FAD-dependent monooxygenase; protein product: MGNRVTVSADGAAVITVGEHQESFGLVVGADGIRSDARQRWGLDRGLRYAGYTAWRGVAPASGHLADAAGETWGDGARFGIVPLPDDQVYWFATLATAPGGIDADAHSTLRQLFSSWHAPIAQLLDATPDGTVLRHDISDLAEFPPSFVRHRGVLLGDAAHAMTPDLGQGAGQAIEDAATLVLLLRDLPAGADQSALDAALTRYDHLRRPRTRALWQQSRRTGAVGQATGTRGRLRDTALRLIPPSLMVRAMTRVQRWAPPSH
- a CDS encoding FAD-dependent oxidoreductase, whose amino-acid sequence is MRIAIVGAGIGGLVAAAGLQRDGHDVTVYEQRDEPAALGAGLTLFDNAFVALDAIGLGDVVRTVSSDAIGRLRSGQRRPSGQWLVSLPPSEAPAIRSLHRVDLQEALLQRLAGGAYRWETG
- a CDS encoding alpha/beta hydrolase gives rise to the protein MATEHTTTAPDGVELHLWCIPGAGVGTVIVGHGIGLTKSASLRHAALLHELGYNVLLFDHRNHGLSAVDRSREQLAERYSSDITASLAVASATWPGSRLIVWGFSFSTFPTLHSLRHETTEIDAVICDSGPGLDLDEMLRSFIAGGNVPAPRPVRRLLKRRAVVDAFASSAVRMLGTEWPPDPQASASGSIPMLFLSGSADEIVRPEQVSALASRYPQATFVQLPGGHLQGIKAASLEYRDAVTAFLGTLSPAATT
- a CDS encoding TetR/AcrR family transcriptional regulator, whose product is MGRAAQHTDQDILDAALDLVAEDGVHAATAVAIAKKLGAPSGSVYYRFPSRDLILATLWIRTVKGFQIGFLEALAAEDPEAAARAAVAHTLTWTDAHRKEAKLLTLYRREDLIALWPEELGQDLTTLNDEVKRAVKAFTVAHFGRVDAETIGRSQFALIDLPYSAARQLLRAERTPPWLFDSVIAASAAVLRVDRSSS
- a CDS encoding CBS domain-containing protein; protein product: MATARDIMTTAPRCVNENQTLIEAARMLADLDVGSLPICGEDQRLKGMLTDRDIVVKCLAQGGDPATTRAGDLAEGKPVTIGADDTLEEAMATMQEHQVRRLPVIDGHDLVGIISQADIARAVNASDTGETVEAISE
- a CDS encoding Atu4866 domain-containing protein is translated as MSEPSTHPYVGMWQTSDGHVRHELLPDGRYVEARGTRERAYTGRYVVTGDHIDYVDDTGFTADGDFIGGVLHHGGMILRRD
- a CDS encoding Atu4866 domain-containing protein — translated: MNNAFTPELLERIIGNQADYAQPLLFVGARVHLFDSLVDVMEDADILLGEGFIVGTGPGIVTAAGDDDALVIDCRGMVIVPMAIDARAALGLNADRSSDLGTLWPGNTGTFAVVDAELASDSAGAVATVLTRPGSVAAVVIDGRVVLWNGERTANAPAPLDKSLVGEVSPSASPHVGMWIDETDFLYQELTAAGRYDETRGGRPHAFQGSFWIDGDRIDYLDDLGFWAFGEFVDGVLHHGPYVLNRR
- a CDS encoding DUF4345 family protein, yielding MRTKILRGLLWSISGVAALTGVLVALFGNRAIPGATERTDASTSSVLRFYAVIWTAHSVVVGRAAARRQLDHDEIAGIGWLMAAGGAARALAWWRSGPPHPLFRVLTLQELAMPMIVRLLR
- a CDS encoding MFS transporter, which gives rise to MPSNRRSPLPAQFTRIAWSNVLIQFAEQMALIAAPLAAVVVLGVGATGTALLQVAQTLPFLLLSIPFGVLVDRYSPKRLLLASEALRTLTLAVTAVLVLTDWLTFGALLAVGFLGAIGSLGVAVGIPSTVPQLVSRDRLMDANRWLELGRSVAFVSGPVIGGAIVSLADAETTFVVATIICGAAVVLLARLDVRRPARARSREAWREVADGLRYVLSHELLRPMIVTSMIFNVGWFLIQSVFVVYALRDLGMTAASVGTAIGVYGAGMVLGAVVARSLSARLSLGRMSVLGPIGGFLAAVLMVITLWLPTPALALFSYFLFGLGPVLWSISTTSLRQAVTPTRMIGRVSSLLVISTYGARPIGAGLGAVIAATLGMEWCIAVAVVVFAAQLAVMLASPLPALRELPVSDEKLVPTEAE
- a CDS encoding three-helix bundle dimerization domain-containing protein; translated protein: MATKFDPAEVVKQVTDRLFERYPETGRETIATLATEELGKISDSRVTDYFTVLTERAVRKRLKV
- a CDS encoding TetR/AcrR family transcriptional regulator codes for the protein MNAESTAPGTRDKILTAAAKMLGENPTARVSVRAVAARAQVSTGSLRHFFPTQRELIDTVIAGLYDIDIPDDPINDRTLGPAERLMGCLRLILRQIGVGERAREQWKALYEAYVVSAPAEDEATTYLALERMGRHRIERWLATLIEEEVIPAGDVEQRARFLATVISGLMMERALPADAVRLESETETLRLAVHAVTTAA